A region from the Sandaracinus amylolyticus genome encodes:
- a CDS encoding globin domain-containing protein: MSLDVPLLRSSFELVLEREPALTARFYEILFERYPQARPLFARNARKQQEEMLARALAAVVDRLEDAPWLVETLGAMGAKHVDYGVTEEMYGWVGDALLRTLAEVAGDAWTPELEAAWAAAYGAIRDLMLAGASRAQAAE, from the coding sequence GTGTCACTCGACGTCCCGCTGCTCCGTTCGTCCTTCGAGCTCGTCCTCGAGCGCGAGCCCGCGCTCACCGCGCGCTTCTACGAGATCCTCTTCGAGCGCTATCCGCAGGCGCGCCCGCTCTTCGCGCGCAACGCGCGGAAGCAGCAGGAAGAGATGCTCGCCCGCGCGCTCGCCGCCGTCGTCGATCGCCTCGAGGACGCGCCGTGGCTCGTCGAGACGCTCGGCGCGATGGGCGCGAAGCACGTCGACTACGGCGTGACCGAGGAGATGTACGGCTGGGTCGGCGACGCGCTGCTGCGCACGCTGGCCGAGGTCGCGGGTGACGCGTGGACGCCCGAGCTCGAAGCGGCGTGGGCCGCCGCGTACGGCGCGATCCGCGACCTCATGCTCGCCGGCGCGAGCCGCGCGCAGGCCGCCGAGTGA
- a CDS encoding sigma 54-interacting transcriptional regulator has translation MPKTIDDAPTEDFELSLHGARAVRGPREVHALVIAWSRAEPDRVGEVARIERACVLGRGSAPASDGAPRARFVRQRPWGDGPSEPLASPRLSREQLRIEPTAKGLRVASIGRAPMWISGEPATEREIVPGDTVRIADELLLLAVRRPTRMDAQRAWGEDEAPFAFGAPDRFGLVGESVAAWTLRDRVAFAARADAHVLLLGASGTGKELVARAIHQLSSRASGPLVARNAATLPEGLVDAELFGNVRNYPNPGMAERPGLVGEADKGTLFLDEIGEMPSTAQAHLLRVLDRDGEYQRLGDARPRRASIRVVGATNRARDELKHDVRARFGIVLEIPQLDARPDDVPLLVRHLVSIAATKTRVPAPEPSIELVDALLRHRYELNVRELEQLLWQAMAESRAGKLELVPSLVDRLATPEREGEPAGEEKEPDREAIEAAIARAGGSVTKAARELGLRNRYVLYRLLRKHGIAVDGL, from the coding sequence GTGATCGCGTGGTCGCGCGCGGAGCCCGATCGCGTCGGCGAGGTCGCGCGCATCGAGCGCGCGTGCGTGCTCGGTCGCGGCAGCGCACCCGCGTCCGATGGCGCTCCCCGCGCGCGCTTCGTCCGGCAGCGTCCTTGGGGCGACGGACCGAGCGAGCCGCTCGCATCGCCGCGGCTCTCGCGCGAGCAGCTGCGCATCGAGCCCACGGCGAAGGGCTTGCGCGTCGCGTCGATCGGTCGCGCGCCGATGTGGATCTCGGGCGAGCCCGCGACCGAGCGCGAGATCGTTCCCGGAGACACGGTGCGCATCGCGGACGAGCTGCTGTTGCTCGCGGTGCGTCGTCCGACGCGCATGGACGCGCAGCGCGCGTGGGGCGAGGACGAGGCGCCGTTCGCGTTCGGCGCGCCCGATCGGTTCGGGCTCGTGGGCGAGAGCGTCGCGGCGTGGACGCTGCGCGATCGCGTCGCGTTCGCGGCGCGCGCGGATGCGCACGTGCTGCTCCTGGGCGCGAGCGGCACGGGCAAGGAGCTCGTCGCGCGCGCGATCCACCAGCTCTCGTCGCGCGCGTCGGGCCCGCTGGTCGCGCGCAACGCCGCGACGCTGCCCGAGGGCCTCGTCGACGCCGAGCTCTTCGGCAACGTGCGGAACTATCCGAACCCCGGCATGGCGGAGCGTCCCGGGCTCGTCGGCGAGGCCGACAAGGGCACGCTCTTCCTCGACGAGATCGGCGAGATGCCGAGCACCGCGCAGGCGCACCTGCTGCGCGTGCTCGATCGCGACGGCGAGTACCAGCGGCTCGGCGACGCGCGCCCGCGCCGCGCGTCCATTCGCGTCGTCGGCGCGACGAACCGCGCGCGCGACGAGCTCAAGCACGACGTGCGCGCGCGCTTCGGGATCGTGCTCGAGATCCCGCAGCTCGACGCGCGCCCCGACGACGTCCCGCTGCTCGTGCGGCACCTCGTGTCGATCGCGGCGACGAAGACGCGCGTCCCCGCGCCGGAGCCGAGCATCGAGCTCGTCGACGCGCTGCTGCGACATCGCTACGAGCTCAACGTGCGCGAGCTCGAGCAGCTCTTGTGGCAGGCGATGGCGGAGAGCCGCGCGGGCAAGCTCGAGCTCGTGCCGAGCCTCGTCGATCGCCTCGCGACCCCGGAGCGCGAAGGCGAGCCGGCCGGTGAGGAGAAGGAGCCCGATCGCGAGGCGATCGAGGCCGCGATCGCGCGCGCGGGCGGCAGCGTGACGAAGGCGGCGCGCGAGCTCGGATTGCGGAATCGCTACGTGCTGTATCGCTTGCTGCGGAAGCACGGCATCGCAGTCGACGGGCTCTAG